DNA from Plectropomus leopardus isolate mb chromosome 11, YSFRI_Pleo_2.0, whole genome shotgun sequence:
GTCAGAAGGCCCCACCACTTCtcctctttgtggttgttttgtgtctcgtAGAggtatttttttggttgtttgtatcactttattgttactttgcatttatttgtagtcattttgaccCTTCCTAGTCAGTCCATGTGAAGATGCGTTGCCtttgtctcggccaaaaagttgcacatgaacacaccccAAATACTACAATGGACAGCCAACTAGCATGCACATTCTGCGTCTGCGTAAGAGGAAATAACTCGATACACTAGCAGATGGCGGCTGTCTGTAATCATCATTAAAAATGGGAAACTGGAAGACCTTCCTGACAccagttagccagttagcacatcacactatccagtgttgaaagagcaaagcatatttaccatgCAGCAGtgaacaacacaaaccatcaggacaTGTTTGTTAAGAGCTCACTGGTTAAAGAAAAGCAAGCTTACCTCAGATAATAAGTTTGTTTGGAtttcactccctcttgactttagccctttgtttactttcctcacttcctgtttctcttcaCATGTTCTGCagtgccaatcagagtgattttattcaCAGACGGGCTCCACTTTCTCCAatgccaattcaacatgctgaatcgaCGGGGCAACCGTGCGGGACACACCACACCGACTAGGACAACAGTAGCTCACAGACAAACATTGACAGACGGCCAACTGTCGGTTTGCTGTGTCAGAGCCTTTAATTCGAGTGACATTTTTCGAGTGAAGGCCATGagactttgggcccctgggcctgtgcctggtaggccTGCTCAGTAATCCATTTATGTATTAAACCAATAGGTAAGTATgaagtaaaaagacagtaaagACAGAAGAGTTTGACTCATTTTGATGCATGAATTAAATTGTTTGCTGCAATTAAGATCTCGGAAATCCATATCTAAGACTactaaaggctttttttctatAACTGAATTAACGACattgtaagactttttaaggacctgcagacaccctgatCTTAGGGCCTGAGGTTTAATCCTGTTTGTTGTGACTGTTGTCTGTGACTGCACTCACCAAATAAGTCTTTGATTGCGCCACAATTTCCCTCAATTAAATGAggataaaactgaaataatctTTTATTGTGCCGAAGAAGAAAGACTGAAAGGCATCCCTGTGTACTCATGATTTAGACCAAATTCTTAACAGCAAATCcagacaaaaaaatctgcctaACATATAGCAGAATGGAGAATTAATGCCAGAACAAGACCGAATTAAACTAAtccatgctttttttgcttttagtgGGCTGAGAACTACTTTAATAggcttttcttaattttctcaaGAGCTCGTTCAGAACAATGTTGCACATCACACCACTCTGTCCAACAACTGACTTTAAAATACTGCAACAGATCACGAATCATTAAAAGGTTTTGCaccaaaatacatttctgatgtCCCATAATATCAGCCAAGTAGACTCCTGAGGTCGGGCCAGCACTGGTCTGCTGTTTGCTCCCAGAAATAAATAGAAGAACAGAGTGTGATAAACATCTAGACCTTTCAGAGTTCAGTATGTGACCGGCAATAAAACCTTCTGCTATAGATATAACCATTGCAAACTAGAGGCTTCAAAGGATGGAAAAAATGTTAGAGCAGACATGcaaaactcataaaaatgaTATTCCACTGATAACTGCAGAGGCACAATTGACTATCTCAAATTCTCCTCTATAGAAATCTAACTCTAAGTAGCTTCTAAGGGCTGCAAATCCTTTTCCAGTCTGAGTCGTCTATAGGTCTTCTGATGAAGGATTGGCATTTACGGAGCTGGTTTTACTCGCAAGATAAAGATTCCACATGCATCAACTGAGAGACACCTGTCACATTTCTTACATTCCTTTTTCTCACTTATTTGTGAGTATGCTGTGGTGTCTGTACATGACATGACTATGCAGCACGCCACGTGTGCATGAATGATGACACCGTGTGGACATTTAGGGGAAAGCAAAAACAACTTGCTACAAATGGCACTGAGGACATAATCAGACACGCTTCgaaaaagacacaagaaaacaaTTCCACGCAATCCACAATCAATCTTTTTGAAATGCCACCGTTTGCAATGTGACTGCCAAGCGCTCTCCCACATATCTCACGTAGGTGAAGTGCAGGATGACAACTCAGCAGAAAAGACCCAAATCTAGGCTAATGCATTGCACAGACTGCTGAAAGGGAAGGACCCTGGATTTGTAACCAGCTGCACAAGACAAATACGTTTGTCATCGAGAGTGAAATGAGCAAGAAGAAAAATTCAACATCTGAAACTCGTTTTGTTAAAAAGTTTCCAATCTTTTCTATTTGCTGAACAAATGCAAACAATCGTCTACTGGAAAATTGTTTTCAAGATGTCTGTCCAgggtgaaaattaaaaaaaggatgcaCAGAAGTGGTTGACAGAAAATTTAGGGGTACAGTTTTGATTGTAATGAGATTTTCATCTTACAGTCTGTGAGCACACAGACCGTTCATCTTTAATATTGAAATATCAGCGAAATGAATTACATTACAAGCACAGCTACAGTATTAACTCCAGGACAAATccatgtgaagaaaaaaaaaataaaaatacaaactttaaatttaaaaaatgtacagaaattaCAGAAAATCATTTGAGTTAAAAACCAATATCTGAAAATGGATTTTTAACAAGTCAGAATCCTAAGAGGAAAATGCACTTGGCTTGAAAGTCGGTATtgacacatttatacacacctGATGCCGTCATCCTTATTTACATGACATTTCAATGATACTGCAGAAAACTGGGGGAAGGTTTGACTTGGTGGTCATTCCTTTGGTGGCAACACAAAGGAAACAGCAATAAAGATGGATGTTAGTTGTTCTCTGCTTCGTTGAGCTCTCATCTTTGACAAATTTGTCATCTTAAACGTAACTGTCATGATCTCCGATGACTGGACATCCAAAACAACAGGCAAACAATTTACAGGTGAAGAGGGAAAACCACAGAGCCCATGTGAGAACTAAGGCTGGATATGTGCTggttaaagccttttttttctgaccatcTCACAATGCATCATGGctgaagtcatttaaaaaatcattgggTGTTAGTTTCAGCCcaaattttaaactttctttttttttctttttttattttacagcagtgCCACAAGGGTTCAGTGATGGCTTCAAgtccaaaaaaagtccaaaatatgtgctttttgcATAGTCTCAATGCGgtttgtgtttccttttcttgtgttttttgtccttCTTCTTGCTGGAGCATTTAACACAGAACCACTGCTGGTCCTCAGGAGGGGCTGTAAGGATCCCAACACAAGGCctgagcagaggagaggagaggagaggaggtttCAGGTTGGTGAAAAGAAGCAGAGgatgcagcttttttttcttttttttttttcacatttctgtaaGGGGTGTAACATCACATGCATTACCCCAAAACTGTAACAGGATGTTCAGCTCTGTTTGAGACTTTCTTCAGTTCGGGATATGCCTGCTTAAAGGGGCTCTATGCAAAATTCAGAGCTGATGAGTTCTCTGgagttctcaacatggaggtgactGAACTGGctgctagcagctaacagtgctaactccataaacagtgcTGAGAGAGCTAACATCACTAACCGGGGGGAACCAGAGGGATGGCGCTATGCTTCAATGATGGCGCTGTCCTAATATTAGTGGTAGCTGCTGTATGAATGCAGTGCAAAGCAGCGGCAATGAGCTACACTGTGGAATACACACATGTACCAACACGGCCAGACTgtctaccacaacaaagaacagagaagctcagattagaACAGACACCACTGGTTTACTGTGTCTGTACAcagcaaatagttgtttgcttctttattaatgctctgaatgacGTATAGCGAACAATTCATGAAATCAGTTCTGTCAAATAAGCTCAATGTTTGCTCTTAAATTGGAGAAAAACTGGTGTCCAAACTGTTAATTCATATCTGAAGAGCCTGTCAAGTTGCCAGGCCATAGAAAAGCTGACATATGTTACTAAAGGCAACCTacaaatattccaaaaatgtGGGGATGCTTCATGCATTACTTGGAAATAAGCCAGTTCTGTactttctgaaaataaaattcagcTTTAATATGACAGTATGATTATGTAATGAACCatgtaaatgttgttttataattttcttttaactcttGGTTGATTTAGTTATCTTAATTTAAATTAGAAATGACAGATCAGAGCTGCAAGATGTTATTTAGAACTATGATTTTGAGGCATTATGGTTTTCCAATTTGATACAGTGACACTGGAAAAAGAGTGGAACGGAAAAACAAGCTGTGTGGCGACCAGCTGGATTGACGTTTGGTGACATTATGTCTCTTTAAACAACCAAACATGataaactaactaactgagCATATCATTGAGCAACTACACGTTAAAATGTACTGTTGTCTCTTATGGTCACTTTAACTTAACTATGCATATTATCTTCATTAACATTTTTCCATCtacattatttttgtcagtACGCACAATTAAGTCTTTTATTATAAGAACTGTGCATAACCAACCCTGACtttagtttacttttttcttatcAGCCATTTGCCAATGTTTCAATGCCTAATTAGCCATCGTTTaaaaattttccaaaacaaaagacaaaaacagccatatctgcatttcttttgttgccacTGCTATACCAAAAAATGTACCAAACTATGAGTTTTGTGTACCATTACAACCCAAAAACAGATCAGTGAATTAAGGCTAGAATGGTAACAAATTCAACTTCACTGTCAACTAAGCAATACTATAACTCTTATATGAAAACACAATACGAAAcgaaaaaaaggaagtaagtCTCTTACCAATGATACCAGTCATCACAGTCGTCACATCCTATCATGGGGCTGCCATCATCAGGTTTGTTGCATCCAGGACAAATCCAGATCTGGTTTCCCCACTCATCCCGGATCTTAAAAACATCGAACAGAGAACATAAGCAAGCAACCCTCAAAATAGCTATTACATAAACAATGcagattaatgaaaaaaagaaggaaaaagataacataaataacaacatTGTTAATTTACTGTTCACATAGACTCAAGacaacctgtgaaaaatgaacCACACTATGAAAGATCTCATATGCACCAATTATCAATAAACACACGTCTAGAGTATGAGCGCTCACCACGTAGGTACTGACAGTCTCAGTTACTACGCTGCGGACCGGTGTTTTGAAGGATGCGGCGGGAGAAAGCATCGGCGCCGGGGAGAGTAACGTTGAAGGGGCGGGAGGTGGTGGAAGCGGAGAGGGAGGTGGGGGCAGAGTGGGTACCACTGGGGAGAGCATTGGAGGCGGTGGGGGCGTCCGAGGGCGATTCCCAGGTCCAGACTTGGCAGCGGGGGTCTTGGGTGCTGGCGTCTTGGGCTCTGAATTTGGAACCACCTTGCTGATAACACTggtgacagacagaaaaacaggagaCTTTAGTATCTTTATGTGAACTCTATCATATGAAGTAAAGCTAAGCAATATACATCAGAATATATTGATATTCTGATGAGACTAGCTGTAACCCTAGAATTTAcacattgtaatattttaagtgttgtcttttcctacttttaaaagctgcattacaaTAATGcgatgtcattttctgaatttcgcagagctgttttattttttgcctttacccagttggtcattttatttacattactgattattattatgggAAACTAATTACCATCAAAAATCTCACTGTGAaagtattttgtgaaagcaccattAGTCAATCCTACAGTCTTGTTGCAATATCAACACctccatattttgacaaaaatattgcaatattttatgttCACAATATTGCCAAACCCTGATGTAAAGagtataaataaatgtcacaatAATTTGAAACACTACGTCAATGAAATACATAGTGAAAACTCCCTTAGAATACATTTAATccattttgtcagtgttttacaaGCAGTTTATACCTCCGTATTTATATTTCTCATACATATTCACTACTTTCCTGTTTACATTCTTCAGCTTATTCATTTGCAGTTACTGTCTACCACGAGATTTAATAGGAACAAGCTTTATATTGTTAATCTATATTATCAATATAATTTTACATTGGATTTATGTTGATAATTTATCCCTAACTTTTAACTTTAACGCATTATTCATACACTTTTATGTCATAGATTCTctcttatttttaattgtgagatcattttttttgtacatgatAATAAAGAATGTGAACTGGAACTTTAACATTTCTTCACACCAAGTGATGTCTATTTTGActtatttctattatttatgtatttatgcattctgttctttttattatattttcatgatGGCACTCTTACTTTGGGACTTACATGATTTAATGCAGCTTACATATTTAATTGCCATATTAATAGCAATGCCATACCTCAGTTGGCCTTTCCtacaaaatcttttttcttttttaaatgtaaaaaaataagatttaaactTCTTCAAATGTTAGGCACAAGAGCTTTGCTAAATTAAATCATCTACAGTTGGTAACAATTTGATTTAAATCAGAAATTGAAAAGAAGAAGATACAACTTTGAATAAGTGGATACAACTATGAATCTGACCAGGCATTCAATGTCAGTTTTATGTACAGTTTTCAGTACTGCTACAATATTTGAtaacaatttaacaaaataatgctACAGAAGTCTGATACTGATATCCAGTAATGCATGTCATGATGATgctgctgcagacacaaacatcttgaatttttttttttgagtagaACAAGAAAAAGAGAATGTCGTGTAACATGCAAAGAGAAATATGAGCAGAAATCTCAGAATAAAACATCAGTTCAGCTCTTACATTTTGTCCTGGCCGGCTCCAACCCGGAGCGTCAGTCTGGGGATGACTGGAGACGGCAGAGCTGCTGGAGTGTCTACTTTCACCTGAGGAAACAGAAAAGACTTTAGGGTGAATATTAGTGACACTCGACCACAGACACATAATGACATACTGAACAAAAAAGAAGTTACCTTCTCCAATCGaattctctccttttctttctctttctccttttctcgtTTTTCCTTTTCCcgctccttttctttcctcttctcttctttctccctctccttttctttgGCCTTCTCTCGCTCCTTGTCCTTctccttgtctttctttttcttcttctccttcttgtCTTTCTTCTTGTCCTTCTCCTTGCTCTTTACGTCCTTTTCCTGGAGGATTGGGGCCAAAGGAGGAAGCATGGAGGGGATGCGCAGGCAGGCCGCGGGGCTGAACAGTGGTGCGATCTCACCCAGAGCGAAAGGAGCTAATGCAGattgtttctgtctgtcctctttGCTCCGGTCTTTACCCTTGTCCCTCTTATCTTtgtcctttttacttttttccttatccttctttttgtctttgtgtttctccttctccttcttagGGCCAtctgcttctctgttttttatctTGATGGAGCCCTCAGGCAGAGTAAAATCTCGCTGAAGGAAGTGCTCATCATCCTTCACCCCAAACTCCTTCCAGGGCATCTTGCCATCCTTGGAAAAGTCCTTGTTTTTATCCCTGTTCTTATCCTTGTTCTTCTCTTTCAGCTTGCCCTTATCCTTTTCCCGGTCTTTGTCTTTCGGCTtgtctttctccttctttttcattttagttttgagCTCCTTCTTCAGCTTTTTCTTGACCTCTACTGATGACACGATCTTGTTCTTCTCCTCAAAAACCTTGAGGAGAGGTTCAGGAGTCGGTGGTGAGGCTGATCCCGATGAGACATACTCTCCTTGGCTTGGCAGGGGTGCGGACGGACCCCCTTGGTTGACCTTTCGGATCACCTCATTGATTGAATCCTCCATAGTCCAATTTCCCAGGCCTGGGTGTGCCTGCAGGTGAAGTGGAGTTGACGTGTCTTTAACAGAGATGCTGGCCCCAGTCGGGAGTTTAGGCGTAGACGGCTCCATGATGGTCAGCCTCCTTGGGCTGGAGAATCCATTGCTGTCCGAGTCAGAGCCCGAGGAGAAAGCAAAAGGATCTGGCTCCCGCTCAGCACACGCTCTGGCAATCACAGCATCAATGGAGTCTTCGATGGCTGCATTGTCAGGCTCTAGTTTCTTGAAGGGACTCTCGACTAACTCCCTGTCCTCTATGTTTGGACGCATATGGATAATCTCTTTGCCCATCCTCTCACTCAGAGCAGACAGCGGTAGCTTGTGCACACTGTCTGTCTTGCTCTGGGGTTGGGATGCTTTGGCTGAACCCAATTTTGGGCTCTTGGGGCTTTTTGGACTCTTGGTCCTTCCTGGGGATTTCTTCCTTTCCTTAGATGGTTTTGGAGAATGGATGGGACTACCACCCACCGGAACAGGAATGACCCCTTTAGGGGACTTAGTCCGTTGTCTGCCAGGAGATGAGACCTTGGGCTTTCTTCCTGGAGTGGTGAGGCCCTTTTGATCAGAGTGTTTTGGTACTGCTGGCTGAGGTCTGAAGGAAGGCAGGGCTCCAGAAGGTGTTTCAGGTGACAGGGGGTCAAGGCTATCATGAGAAGGCAGCATGCCCGGGGGAACGCGTTGAGGGTTGAGAGAGGTAAGGGGCTCCCTGGGCTCAACCCCCCACTCTGGGCTGAGGCCAGGGTACATGCGTGGTCTCTTGGAGGTAGGCATCATACCCATAGCTGCATCAGGACTGTCCAGGTGTCTCTTTAGTGGGTGGTTCTCGTCATTAACCGTCTCGTCTTCGTCCAtttcctcctcatcttcttccAGTGCCACCTGCATAGCTTCGGCTGAGGTGCCCATGTCAGCAAggacctcctcctcttcttcttctggagagaaaagggacacaaaatgagtTGAgtactgttttcatttaatgttcAAGGATCCTCACGACCAACACGCCTGTCTTAACAAGGGGTGAAATGGTTAACCAGTCcattatttaatgaaaaaaaagtaaaattatttgattacagctttatgaatatgaatattttctggttctTTACTTTTCTAGGACAATAAACGGAATATCTTCGGCATGTGAACAAAACAAGACGTGTGGACATTATATGGGGCTTTCAGAAACAATATAAGTATTTTTTACTATTCTCTAACATTTTATAGgccaaacaactaatcaatatattgagaaaaataatcaaCCGAAATcaacctgaaaatgacatataatcgTCAGTTGAAGCcatattttctgcacattttaaatacacCATGATAACACTGATAACCGTTCTCAGTTTctaaatattttactgtttacataCTGCACTGCCCACTATaactattcatttatttttatgtattactTATTAGATAACTCGGTGTTTATTTAtcataatgttattatttaattatcacCACGAACTGAGTACttaattttgttcttttcatgtaTTGCATGGCTGGAATGACACTAAAAAATCCTTCATTTTGGCACAGTTATTGTGTTATGAAATCGCACTGATTCATCTCTGCTTTTAACACATTCACAGGTTGTAAAGGTGGCTAGTCTGAGGTCATTTGCTCTGACCCAGAGATACTGTTTCGTACACTCAGGGGACAGTTTACTGAGTAAGACTAACTAAAGCTAAAGCAGCAGTCTAACACAGAATCGCCCTCACATAAGTTTTGATGTTCAGCTTTTGCTGAAACTATTATAGAGAAATGTCGATTGAACTTTAAGATCATTTTAGAGGATGTAGGTTGTACTGCATTTGAACTGTCATGCAGACAGGTGTGTAAACGTTTAGATCCATGTTATAGATTAAAATGGAGTGCATAAATTATTGGAACCGTGAACATTGGATAAATTGCAGTTTAAGCTAGGTATACCAAGCACTGGCAAGTGAGTGTATTGTAACATATTTtctataaactgtaaaaaaaataaactcccaatctgcagaaaacactgaatgcCACCACACTCAGAGATGTGCATGTAGCCATTATCTGCACTGACCTTCTTGTAAGGAGACCAGCGGTGGCATGTGATCTGGAATGTaatccttcctctcctctgcatcTCGGGCTCCAGGCTGGGGAAACTGCAGGACGTTGTTTTTGCTGACAGGAAAGAGCGGTGTTTGCTGGGCGAAGGCCACAGGCTCCATATTGTGGACGTAGTCCTCCAGTTCACTCAGACTCACCCCCAGCAGTCTGAAGGCCTGGCTGACATCGTCCAGGACTGGATCTGTTCTTCCATCTGAAATACAGCATCACAGCAAGCCATTACACCTCAGCACACCACTCTGCATGCCTACATTACACTGCTAGTGTTGAGAACAGCCGGGGACTAAAGTGTGACTACATGCTAGTGCTTGTGCTGGACATACATGGAGGTGTCCTGACTGATGTTGACATTCAGCCTGGAGCATGAAGTAACGCTCAACAGGTTGACAGAGTGACTCTTTACACAGATAAGAGCACCTATGTAACTACCGCATGTGAAATGTGGAGACCACAGCTGGAAGGCATCATAGccacaataataacaatacacgGAGAGCACTCAGCTCTGTGGCTACTGTACTTTTTGACACATCAACCTTTGCTAGGGGGCGCCAGCTACAGAGCCAGTCAACAACAACGTGATCGACTACTTCAGGTTTATGGGTTAAAAAAGTAATCGGGGAACTAAACGGGGCACTTACAGAGCTCAGAGTACCGATGGCAGACCCTGGCCAACTGCTGGATATATCTGTGCAGCACATCGGACAGCAGATCGCACGCAGTGAGCTGAACCGCATCCCAGCCCAGAGCCTGGCAGATCTGCGCCACCGAAACACGCAGCAGCGAGCGGGCATAGCTCTCGCACATCTCGCTGACTTTGTTACGGTATAAATCCCGGTCAGTTCCTCTTCCAAAACATGTTCCCGGTCTTCATGTTTCACACAACCCCTCGGGGGCTTGAGAAAACCCGCTACCGCGGTTAATTTTGGACACTACTTCAGTAAATATATTGGCGCTTTCGCCAGAGTCGCCATCTTGATTCTATCGATAGACCCATCCCCGAAATCTAGATCGCGCATGCGCACAAATCGAGTGTCTGCCGATACGGCTGTGCTGTGCTCGAGCGGGTCATCACCGGCTGAGGATGCGCAGCACGTCTGTCGACATTGGTTTACACATGAAGCTAATGCACGGCACAAACGGAAGCAGTTAGGCTTAAAAAAACTTCATCatgcaaaaatataacaaaaaaaaaaaaaaaaatacaattgaaGGAGTAACAAGGAATAACAAAAGGGGTACAGAGGTTTTGAAGGCATTGTAAGTACCCATAGTCCCACAGGCTTTTGCGTTTGTCAGTCC
Protein-coding regions in this window:
- the taf3 gene encoding transcription initiation factor TFIID subunit 3, producing the protein MCESYARSLLRVSVAQICQALGWDAVQLTACDLLSDVLHRYIQQLARVCHRYSELYGRTDPVLDDVSQAFRLLGVSLSELEDYVHNMEPVAFAQQTPLFPVSKNNVLQFPQPGARDAEERKDYIPDHMPPLVSLQEEEEEEEVLADMGTSAEAMQVALEEDEEEMDEDETVNDENHPLKRHLDSPDAAMGMMPTSKRPRMYPGLSPEWGVEPREPLTSLNPQRVPPGMLPSHDSLDPLSPETPSGALPSFRPQPAVPKHSDQKGLTTPGRKPKVSSPGRQRTKSPKGVIPVPVGGSPIHSPKPSKERKKSPGRTKSPKSPKSPKLGSAKASQPQSKTDSVHKLPLSALSERMGKEIIHMRPNIEDRELVESPFKKLEPDNAAIEDSIDAVIARACAEREPDPFAFSSGSDSDSNGFSSPRRLTIMEPSTPKLPTGASISVKDTSTPLHLQAHPGLGNWTMEDSINEVIRKVNQGGPSAPLPSQGEYVSSGSASPPTPEPLLKVFEEKNKIVSSVEVKKKLKKELKTKMKKKEKDKPKDKDREKDKGKLKEKNKDKNRDKNKDFSKDGKMPWKEFGVKDDEHFLQRDFTLPEGSIKIKNREADGPKKEKEKHKDKKKDKEKSKKDKDKRDKGKDRSKEDRQKQSALAPFALGEIAPLFSPAACLRIPSMLPPLAPILQEKDVKSKEKDKKKDKKEKKKKKDKEKDKEREKAKEKEREKEEKRKEKEREKEKREKEKEKEKERIRLEKVKVDTPAALPSPVIPRLTLRVGAGQDKIVISKVVPNSEPKTPAPKTPAAKSGPGNRPRTPPPPPMLSPVVPTLPPPPSPLPPPPAPSTLLSPAPMLSPAASFKTPVRSVVTETVSTYVIRDEWGNQIWICPGCNKPDDGSPMIGCDDCDDWYHWPCVGILTAPPEDQQWFCVKCSSKKKDKKHKKRKHKPH